From the genome of Nicotiana sylvestris chromosome 2, ASM39365v2, whole genome shotgun sequence, one region includes:
- the LOC104236638 gene encoding casein kinase II subunit alpha-4, chloroplastic-like isoform X3, with the protein MAVRPFHFFVSFRHHHNHRLLSPFPATSSLFPSLLRQFSSKTPSLSLTRQKHKSPSSLPPPSPSSPYLHRPSATLSETLAQKIGKSIRRPGAPSKARVYTDINVIRPKEYWDYESLTVQWGEQDDYEVVRKVGRGKYSEVFEGIHTTNNDKCIIKILKPVKKKKIKREIKILQNLCGGPNIVKLLDIVRDQQSKTPSLIFEYVNNTDFKVLYPNLSDFDIRYYIYELLKALDYCHSQGIMHRDVKPHNVMIDHEQRKLRLIDWGLAEFYHPGKEYNVRVASRYFKGPELLVDLQDYDYSLDLWSLGCMFAGMIFRKEPFFYGHDNYDQLVKIAKAPPVQVRVCQPTILD; encoded by the exons ATGGCCGTACGGCCATTTCACTTCTTTGTTTCCTTCCGCCACCACCACAACCATcgcctcctctctccttttccgGCCACCTCTTCTCTCTTCCCCTCTCTCCTCCGTCAGTTTTCCTCGAAAACTCCGTCGCTCTCTCTCACCCGACAGAAACACAAATCACCTTCTTCGTTACCTCCGCCGTCACCGTCATCTCCTTATCTTCATCGACCGTCGGCGACTTTATCCGAAACCCTGGCGCAGAAAATAGGGAAATCTATTCGGCGTCCCGGTGCGCCGTCCAAGGCCCGGGTTTATACGGACATCAATGTGATCCGACCCAAAGAGTATTGGGATTATGAATCCCTTACTGTTCAATGGGG AGAGCAGGATGATTACGAGGTGGTAAGGAAAGTCGGCAGAGGAAAGTACAGCGAGGTGTTTGAGGGAATTCACACTACTAATAATGACAAATGCATCATCAAAATCCTTAAGCCTGTCAAGAAGAAAAAG ATCAAACGTGAGATTAAGATACTGCAGAATCTTTGTGGTGGACCTAATATTGTGAAGTTACTCGATATCGTTAGAGATCAGCAATCGAAGACCCCAAGCCTTATATTTGAATATGTGAATAACACAGATTTTAAAGTGCTGTATCCTAATCTTTCCGACTTCGATATTAGATATTACATCTATGAGTTGTTAAAG GCATTAGATTATTGCCATTCTCAAGGTATTATGCACCGTGATGTGAAGCCCCATAATGTAATGATTGATCATGAGCAGCGTAAACTTCGGTTAATAGATTGGGGACTTGCAGAATTTTATCATCCTGGAAAGGAATATAATGTCCGTGTGGCTTCTAG ATATTTCAAAGGTCCTGAACTACTTGTTGATTTGCAAGACTACGACTACTCGTTGGACTTGTGGAGTCTTGGTTGTATGTTTGCAGGAATG ATATTCCGGAAGGAGCCTTTCTTCTATGGGCATGACAATTATGATCAGCTTGTGAAGATTGCGAAG GCCCCTCCTGTGCAAGTTAGAGTTTGTCAACCTACCATCTTGGACTAA